A window from Henckelia pumila isolate YLH828 unplaced genomic scaffold, ASM3356847v2 CTG_466, whole genome shotgun sequence encodes these proteins:
- the LOC140872686 gene encoding pathogenesis-related thaumatin-like protein 3.5: MASCMLLTSFIIFSFFTNSYSCIFTLINNCPFTIWPGTLAGSGTRQLPATGFQLDSGQGIAIPSVPGWSGRIWARTGCVFDETGTGSCETGDCGGRLECDGLGATPPASLFEITLGVGEDKDFYDVSIVDGYNLPLVAAPRGVQIGCNATGCLSDINMGCPKELQVIGSDEDGGVVACRSACDAFRLDEYCCSGEYANPSTCRPSFYSGIFKRACPRAYSYAFDDGTSTFTCKALEYAIVFCPNNGMRRIDGESTTERIGGEHGKISRMDSSSSAKLLPFQIMTISVIVSAFYL; the protein is encoded by the exons ATGGCATCTTGCATGCTTCTCACTTCTTTCATAATCTTTTCCTTCTTCACTAACTCTTATTCTTGCATCTTTACACTTATTAACAACTGCCCTTTCACCATATGGCCAGGGACTCTAGCTGGTTCAGGTACCCGGCAGCTTCCAGCCACAGGGTTTCAGTTGGATTCAGGACAGGGTATCGCCATTCCAAGCGTTCCAGGATGGTCTGGTCGAATTTGGGCTAGGACCGGCTGCGTATTTGACGAAACAGGTACTGGGTCGTGTGAGACCGGAGACTGTGGAGGAAGACTGGAATGTGATGGCCTTGGAGCCACACCACCAGCTTCACTATTTGAGATAACCCTTGGAGTCGGAGAAGACAAAGATTTCTATGATGTTAGCATCGTTGATGGATACAACCTGCCGTTAGTTGCTGCACCGAGAGGGGTTCAAATCGGATGCAACGCCACAGGCTGTCTATCGGATATAAATATGG GTTGTCCTAAAGAACTTCAAGTGATTGGCAGTGATGAAGATGGAGGTGTTGTGGCCTGTAGGAGCGCATGTGACGCGTTCAGGCTAGACGAGTATTGCTGCAGTGGAGAGTATGCAAATCCGTCTACATGCAGGCCGTCTTTCTATTCGGGGATATTCAAGAGAGCCTGTCCTAGAGCATATAGCTATGCATTCGATGATGGAACCAGCACTTTCACATGCAAAGCTTTGGAATATGCCATCGTATTCTGCCCTAATAATGG GATGAGGAGGATCGATGGCGAATCGACGACTGAACGAATTGGAGGAGAACATGGGAAGATTTCAAGAATGGATTCTTCATCTTCAGCCAAGCTATTACCCTTCCAGATCATGACAATATCTGTTATAGTCTCTGCTTTTTATTTGTAA
- the LOC140872687 gene encoding uncharacterized protein yields the protein MEVFGKSMVAVPTNVIYLSSILGQDGPNPVHKCDWKCENEHVCGNMYRCRITGLTHICDKNCNQRILYDNHSSLCRVSKQIFPLTPVEQQAVKGVRRKLDAENGPTESCTFKRRRDAQCHPSPFERSFSAVSPICSQIGDGMDMS from the coding sequence ATGGAGGTATTTGGCAAATCTATGGTTGCTGTTCCTACAAATGTTATTTATTTGTCGAGTATTCTTGGCCAAGATGGGCCAAATCCTGTTCACAAGTGTGACTGGAAATGTGAAAATGAACATGTTTGTGGGAACATGTACCGCTGCAGAATAACTGGGCTGACACATATTTGTGACAAAAACTGTAACCAAAGAATTTTGTATGATAACCATAGCTCCCTCTGCAGAGTGAGCAAGCAGATTTTTCCTTTGACTCCAGTTGAGCAACAGGCTGTGAAAGGTGTTAGGAGGAAGCTCGATGCTGAGAATGGTCCCACAGAGAGCTGCACTTTTAAGCGCAGAAGGGATGCACAGTGTCATCCCTCACCTTTTGAGAGATCATTTTCAGCTGTTAGTCCCATCTGCAGCCAGATTGGTGATGGCATGGATATGAGCTAG